In the Corynebacterium anserum genome, ACCTCGGCCTTGATTCCCTGATGGGTATGCGTATTAAAAACCGGGTGGAGTACGACTTCGACATTCCTCCATTGCAGGTGCAGGCGTTGCGTGACGGTTCCGTGGATGACGTGATTGCCATCGTGGAAAACATGGTGGAGCAACGGTATGCCGCTGAGACCCTAGCTGGTGGAGACACAGCCGGTGCCACCTCGGCCGCTGAGACCCTAGCTGGTGGAGACGCGGCCGGCACCACCTCGGTCGCTGAGACCCTAGTGACCGGAGGCAGGGAAGAGAAAACCCCCGATTACACAGCCACTGCCGGGGGAGTAGCTCCGCGTGATGCCTCAGAGCGCTTAGTGTTCGCGACGTGGGCCAAAATCACAGGTAAGGCTGCTGGGGGAGTGACCTCTGTGTTGCCGGATATCTCGGATTCTCAGGCTACCGCTATCGCGGAGCGCTTGTCGGAGCGATCCGGCGCGGAGATCACAGCGGAAGATGTTCACAGTGCTCACTCACTTGCGCCTCTCAGCGACAAGGTGCGTGCACAGCTGGAAACAGAGGTTGAGGGCAATATCCGCGTGCTGCGGGAGCGTGCGGAAGGAGACCAGAGCACCCCCTCTGTGTTCCTATTCCATCCCGCCGGTGGTTCTTCGGTGGTGTACCAGCCGTTGGTGCGCCGACTCCCGGACAACGTCCCGGTCTACGGAGTGGAACGTGTGGAAGGCTCGCTGGCTGAAAGGTGTGCAGCTTACATTGACGAGATCACTGAGTACTCGGCAGGCCAGCCCATCATTGTGGGAGGCTGGAGCTTCGGAGGAGCGTTAGCCTACGAGATGGCCAGCCAGCTGCAGCAGCGTACCGAAGCTGGACAGACATCCGCACAGGTGCAGCGCATTATCCTGCTAGATACCGTGCAGCCGAAACACCCTGCGCCGGATACTAAGGAAGAGATGCACGCCCGCTGGGATCGCTATGCCAACTTTGCGCAGAAGACCTACGGCTTGCCGTTGGAGGTTCCCCACGATCAGCTTGAAGAGCAGGGGGAGGACGTGATGATGCAGCAGTTCCAGGAGATGTTGGCCTCTCCTCTGGTCAGCCAGCTCGGTCTGCCCGCGGGGGTGCTGGAACACCAGCGGGCAAGCTTCGTGGACAACCGCATCCTAAACTCCCTCAATTTCAGCCAGTGGGCACAGGTCGATGTCCCGGTCACCCTCTTCCGTGCGGAACGAATGCATGATGGAGCCATTGAATTGGAGCCGGCTTTCGCGGAGATCGCAGAAGATGGCAACTGGGGAAAGATTGTCCGCGATTTAGAGATTGTGAAGCTCCAAGGGGATCATTTGGCGATCGTCGACGAGCCGGAGATCGCTACTGTCGGAGCGGTGCTGACTCGATACCTTCAGGGTTCTGAAGAAACTGCTGAGTGAGTGTTTGGTGGCGTCGGACTAAAAGAGACGGATTAAAGACCCGGACCAGAGAACAGACTAGAAGAAGGAAGCTATTCGTGACGGACACAACGGCAACGACCGCAGCCAAGCTCGAAGAACTCCAGCGCCGTTTAGACAAGGCGCAGGATCCGGGCTCGGAGCGTGCCAAGGCCAAGCGTGACGAAGCTGGGTTGACCACCCCACGCCAGCGCATCGACACGCTGCTGGACGAGGGCACCTTCATTGAGATCGGAGCCCTCGGCAAAGCCCCGGGGGATAAGGACGCTCCTTATGGCGATGGGGTGGTAACTGGCTATGGCCAGATCAACGGCCGAACTGTCGCGGTATATGCGCACGATAAGACCGTTTACGGTGGTTCGGTGGGTGAGACCTTTGGCAAGAAGGTTGTGGAGATCATGGACATGGCTACCCGCATAGGCTGCCCGATCATCGGTATTAACGACTCCGGTGGCGCGCGCATCCAAGACGCCGTGACCTCCCTGGCGATGTACTCCGAAATTGCCCGACGCCAACTTCCCCTCTCAGGCCAATCCCCACAGATATCGATTCTCCTTGGTCCGTCTGCAGGCGGAGCTGTCTATGCACCCGTCACTACCGACTTTCTTGTCGCGGTGGATAAGCGCACGCAAATGTTTGTCACAGGACCCGCTGTTATTGAGTCGGTGACGGGTGAAAAGATCTCCCACGAGGAGCTCGGCGGGGCTCATGCGCAGGCACGCAATGGCAACATCTCCTACGTGGCACCGAGTGAGGAGGAAGCTTTTAACTATGTGAAAGACCTCCTCGATTTCTTGCCATCGTCGATGTACGACGAGACTCCGCAGTTCTGGGCACCAAGTGATGACCTCATCGAACGCGATAGTGAGCTAGCCAGCGTGATTCCAGACGACCCGAATGCCGGCTACGACATTCTCGAAGTGCTCACGCGCATTTTTGACGATGAAAATGTACTAGAGGTTCAGGATGAATACGGGCCGAACATGTTCACTGGTTTCGCGCGCATCGATGGACAAGCCGTTGGCGTGGTAGCTAATCAGCCGATAGTTCTGGCGGGGTGTATCGACGCGGATGCGGCGGACAAAGCTGCGCGTTTCATCCGTATCTGTGATGCCTACAATATTCCGCTGGTATTCGTAGTGGACACTCCCGGATACCTCCCCGGCGTGGAGCAAGAAAAGGTCGGTCTGATTCATCGAGGTGCGCGGTTGGGTTTTGCGATGGTGGAAGCGACAGTGCCGAAGATCACCGTCATTGTGCGCAAAGCCTTCGGAGGTGCTTATGCAGTTATGGGTAGTAAGAACCTCGGGGCGGACGTGAACCTCGCGTGGCCGACGGCTCAAATCGCCGTAATGGGAGCTGAAGCGGCAGTGGTGATGATGCAGGGCAAGCAATTGGCACAGATGCCTGGGGAAGCTCGTCCGGCAGCTCGGAAAATGTTCATGGATTTTTATAACGCACATATGACGAGCCCTTACGTCGCAGCTGAGCGGGGGTATTTGGATGCGATTATTGACCCGCAAGAGACTCGAGTTCGCTTGCGTAGAGCACTGCGTCAGCTGAAGAATAAAACGGTTTTAGAGGCGGAAAAAAAGCACACCATTATGCCTATGTGATGTGCGCGTGAAGCGATTTTCACATTCAATTACCCGAAAAGTCTCGACAATAAGTTGAGGAATGTAGAGTGGTACGGGTAGTAATTTCTTTGTCAAACATTCAGTGTTTGGCGTGTCGCATTTCCATGTGATCACTACACACACGGAATGTGAAAAGTACCCACAACCAATTGTTAGGACTGTACCTGTGGCTGAATCTCAACCAACGGCGACTCTCAAGCAAAAACTCGCGAAGAAGAAATTTGACGCAGAAGGCGTGGCACTCAACGTCAAGCACACCTTGTCAGGAATTCCGAAGCTGCTGAAGTCCGGAATCGTGGTGAGAAACAAGGGGGCCATGGGCAAGGTTAACCTCTTCCGAGGCATCGCCCAGTACCGCTTTTCCTGCGCACGACAGCTCTGGTATTCCGCCTACGCAGAGCCAGATCGTGTAGCAATCATCGATGACTTTGGCGAAATCACCTACAAAGAGATGCTGGATCAGGCCAAAGCTCTGGCGCGTTATCTGCAGGCCAACAACATGGGCGTCGACGGACGCGTGGGAGTGATCGCGCGAAACTCACGCATCATTCCTCTGCTGCTGTCAGCCAAGGGCTTCTGCGGGTTCAACGTCTACCTGCTCAACGTTGCATCCTCCCCACATCAGCTCCAAGAATGCATCGAGGAGCATAGTTTGGATGCTGTGTTCATGGATGAAGAATTTGGCTATCATCTTCCCGCTGACTGGTCCAAGTCCAAGACCTATGTGGCTTATGCCGAGGACATGGACAACCCAAAGGTGGCCAACCCCGAGTGGCAGACTTTTGAACAACTCATCGCCGCTGCCCCGAGCCCTTCCGAGGAAAAACTGGCGACGTTCCCTAAACAGGGCGACATCATCATCATGAGCTCCGGTACCTCCGGTACTCCGAAGGGAGTACGTCTGCGCGAGCCCATCTACCCCGTCGCGTTGCCATCCATCATCGAGCGTGTGGGATGGAAGGAAAACCTCGTTATTCAGCAGACGGCGTCGCTTTTCCACGCATGGGGCTGGGCTAACGTCAATATTTCTATCGCTCACCGTTCCACCGTGATCCTGCGCCGTGTCTTCGATCCGGTACAAGCCATGGAAGATCTGGAGAAGTACCGCTGCCGAGCCATCATCACGTCGCCAATTTTCATTAAGGAACAGCTGAAGGCGGCCAAGGCTGGCAACTACGACATCGAGAAGCAAGAGTTCGTGGTCAACTCAGGCAATATTTTGCACGAAGATCTCCTCCATGACCTCGTGGGCTTCTTTGGGCCTGTTGTCCGTAACTTCTACGGCTCTACTGAAAACTCTGTGGCCACCCTGACCGACGCTGAGGATATTCTCAAATATCCGATGACCACCGGAAAGCCCGCTGGTGGTACGCGTTTGGAGATCCTGGATGAGAAGGGAAATCCATGCTCACCGAACGAAGTTGGTCGCATTTACTGCCGTAACGTGATGAGCCTGCGGGGTTACACTAATCCGCGGGATAAGGCCATCATGCAACGGGGTCTCTATGAGATCGGCGATAAGGGCTATGTGGACGAGAACGGACGTTTGTTCGTGCTCGGCCGTGCTGATGACATGATCATCGTCGGCGGCGAGAACATCTACCCGCGTTCTGTGGAAGAATG is a window encoding:
- a CDS encoding acyl-CoA carboxylase subunit beta, with protein sequence MTDTTATTAAKLEELQRRLDKAQDPGSERAKAKRDEAGLTTPRQRIDTLLDEGTFIEIGALGKAPGDKDAPYGDGVVTGYGQINGRTVAVYAHDKTVYGGSVGETFGKKVVEIMDMATRIGCPIIGINDSGGARIQDAVTSLAMYSEIARRQLPLSGQSPQISILLGPSAGGAVYAPVTTDFLVAVDKRTQMFVTGPAVIESVTGEKISHEELGGAHAQARNGNISYVAPSEEEAFNYVKDLLDFLPSSMYDETPQFWAPSDDLIERDSELASVIPDDPNAGYDILEVLTRIFDDENVLEVQDEYGPNMFTGFARIDGQAVGVVANQPIVLAGCIDADAADKAARFIRICDAYNIPLVFVVDTPGYLPGVEQEKVGLIHRGARLGFAMVEATVPKITVIVRKAFGGAYAVMGSKNLGADVNLAWPTAQIAVMGAEAAVVMMQGKQLAQMPGEARPAARKMFMDFYNAHMTSPYVAAERGYLDAIIDPQETRVRLRRALRQLKNKTVLEAEKKHTIMPM
- a CDS encoding AMP-binding protein; the protein is MAESQPTATLKQKLAKKKFDAEGVALNVKHTLSGIPKLLKSGIVVRNKGAMGKVNLFRGIAQYRFSCARQLWYSAYAEPDRVAIIDDFGEITYKEMLDQAKALARYLQANNMGVDGRVGVIARNSRIIPLLLSAKGFCGFNVYLLNVASSPHQLQECIEEHSLDAVFMDEEFGYHLPADWSKSKTYVAYAEDMDNPKVANPEWQTFEQLIAAAPSPSEEKLATFPKQGDIIIMSSGTSGTPKGVRLREPIYPVALPSIIERVGWKENLVIQQTASLFHAWGWANVNISIAHRSTVILRRVFDPVQAMEDLEKYRCRAIITSPIFIKEQLKAAKAGNYDIEKQEFVVNSGNILHEDLLHDLVGFFGPVVRNFYGSTENSVATLTDAEDILKYPMTTGKPAGGTRLEILDEKGNPCSPNEVGRIYCRNVMSLRGYTNPRDKAIMQRGLYEIGDKGYVDENGRLFVLGRADDMIIVGGENIYPRSVEECLFSMPGIRDLYAHGVSDENTFQRIKVWLVRDDNEAGAALTEEAVQEWVREKLMDPAVPRDVEFMDELPRNPTGKVMPRLLPGLD